A stretch of the Aggregicoccus sp. 17bor-14 genome encodes the following:
- the thpR gene encoding RNA 2',3'-cyclic phosphodiesterase: MRLFVAVTLGEQVTSRAEAAVARLRALAPRARWARLEGLHLTLAFLGETPPERVPALEAALREVAARHAPFRLSAAGGGSFGSHARPRVLWADVCGDTAALGALQADVARALTPLGFTPESRPYTAHLTLARAKDPRGDAALTACVEALAGEDWGEAGVDQLVLFESRAGAYHRLVEAPLTGPSP; the protein is encoded by the coding sequence ATGAGGCTCTTCGTCGCGGTGACGCTGGGCGAGCAGGTCACCTCGCGCGCGGAGGCCGCGGTGGCGCGGCTGCGGGCGCTCGCGCCGCGCGCGCGCTGGGCGCGGCTCGAGGGGCTGCACCTCACGCTCGCCTTCCTCGGCGAGACCCCACCCGAGCGCGTGCCGGCGCTGGAGGCCGCGCTGCGCGAGGTGGCCGCGCGCCACGCGCCCTTCCGCCTCAGCGCGGCGGGAGGCGGCAGCTTCGGCTCCCACGCACGCCCGCGCGTGCTCTGGGCGGACGTGTGCGGGGACACCGCGGCGCTGGGCGCGCTGCAGGCGGACGTGGCGCGTGCGCTCACGCCGCTGGGCTTCACGCCGGAGTCGCGCCCGTACACGGCACACCTGACGCTCGCGCGCGCGAAGGACCCGCGCGGAGACGCCGCCCTCACGGCGTGCGTGGAGGCGCTCGCGGGCGAGGACTGGGGCGAGGCCGGCGTGGACCAGCTCGTGCTCTTCGAGAGCCGCGCGGGCGCCTACCACCGCCTCGTCGAGGCGCCGCTCACCGGCCCCTCGCCGTAG
- a CDS encoding metal-dependent hydrolase, which produces MASIGHVAVGMALGRRYTGRARGGLVPLALLGALALLPDADVVAFRLGIPYAAPWGHRGASHSLALAALLGLLAALLVRLLRAPGAARAGLFTFVAVASHGLLDTLTDGGLGAALLWPASNARFFAPLRPLPVAPIGAGMLSARGLYVLLVETLLFLPFFLYALWPRRSRAA; this is translated from the coding sequence ATGGCGAGCATCGGGCACGTGGCGGTGGGGATGGCACTGGGGCGGCGCTACACGGGGCGCGCGCGCGGCGGCCTCGTCCCGCTCGCGCTGCTGGGCGCGCTCGCGCTGCTGCCGGATGCGGACGTGGTCGCCTTCCGGCTGGGCATCCCCTACGCGGCCCCCTGGGGCCACCGCGGCGCGAGCCACTCGCTCGCGCTCGCCGCCCTGCTCGGGCTGCTCGCGGCGCTGCTCGTGCGCCTGCTGCGCGCGCCGGGTGCGGCCCGCGCCGGGCTCTTCACCTTCGTCGCGGTGGCGAGCCATGGGCTGCTGGACACGCTCACCGACGGAGGCCTCGGCGCGGCGCTGCTGTGGCCCGCGAGCAACGCACGCTTCTTCGCGCCGCTGCGCCCGCTGCCGGTGGCGCCCATCGGTGCAGGCATGCTCTCGGCGCGCGGGCTGTACGTGCTGCTCGTGGAGACGCTGCTGTTCCTGCCCTTCTTCCTCTACGCGCTGTGGCCGCGCCGGAGCCGTGCGGCATGA
- the proS gene encoding proline--tRNA ligase, producing the protein MQGTHMAEKLLPREKGFSEWYVDVVLKSKLADYSDVKGCMVIRPNGYAIWENMQRVLDKMFKDTGHKNAYFPLLIPESYLKKEAEHVEGFSPQLAVVTHAGGAKLEEPYVIRPTSETIINRSFAKWIQSYRDLPMLLNQWANVMRWEMRTRLFLRTTEFLWQEGHTCHETEEDAERETRQMLEVYRQFAEDYMAMPVFTGQKSDTERFAGALRTYSIEAMMQDKKALQAGTSHNLGQNFAKAFDTTFQGRDGKQHHVWQTSWGVSTRLIGGLIMTHSDDAGLVVPPRLAPTHVVIIPIFGKAAEAKPAVMEKVTGIAADLRKAGLSVLVDDDESKGPGWKYAEHELAGVCVRLELGPKDLEKGTCVLARRDTRAKDFVPLDQVVARVQATLETMQTELLQKARAFRDAHTFEVNSYEEMTKRAEDGFMLAHWCTSPACEAKAKQDLAVTTRNRPFDLKQEPGKCAVCGQPSPGRIIFSKAY; encoded by the coding sequence ATTCAGGGAACACACATGGCCGAGAAGCTGCTGCCCCGGGAGAAGGGCTTTTCCGAGTGGTACGTCGACGTGGTCCTCAAGTCGAAGCTGGCGGACTACTCGGACGTCAAGGGCTGCATGGTCATCCGCCCCAATGGCTACGCCATCTGGGAGAACATGCAGCGCGTCCTGGACAAGATGTTCAAGGACACCGGGCACAAGAACGCCTACTTCCCGCTGCTCATCCCCGAGAGCTACCTGAAGAAGGAGGCCGAGCACGTGGAGGGCTTCAGCCCCCAGCTCGCGGTCGTCACCCACGCGGGCGGCGCCAAGCTGGAGGAGCCCTACGTCATCCGCCCCACCAGCGAGACCATCATCAACCGCAGCTTCGCGAAGTGGATCCAGAGCTACCGCGACCTGCCGATGCTGCTCAACCAGTGGGCCAACGTGATGCGCTGGGAGATGCGCACCCGCCTCTTCCTGCGCACCACCGAGTTCCTCTGGCAGGAGGGCCACACCTGCCACGAGACCGAGGAGGACGCCGAGCGCGAGACGCGGCAGATGCTCGAGGTGTACCGCCAGTTCGCCGAGGACTACATGGCGATGCCGGTCTTCACCGGCCAGAAGAGCGACACCGAGCGCTTCGCGGGCGCGCTGCGCACCTACTCCATCGAAGCGATGATGCAGGACAAGAAGGCGCTGCAGGCCGGCACCAGCCACAACCTGGGGCAGAACTTCGCCAAGGCCTTCGACACCACCTTCCAGGGCCGCGACGGCAAGCAGCACCACGTGTGGCAGACCTCGTGGGGCGTCAGCACGCGCCTCATCGGCGGGCTGATCATGACCCACTCGGATGACGCGGGCCTCGTGGTGCCGCCGCGCCTCGCGCCCACGCACGTGGTGATCATCCCCATCTTCGGCAAGGCCGCCGAGGCGAAGCCCGCCGTGATGGAGAAGGTGACGGGCATCGCCGCGGACCTGCGCAAGGCGGGACTCAGCGTCCTCGTGGACGACGACGAGAGCAAGGGGCCGGGCTGGAAGTACGCCGAGCACGAGCTCGCCGGCGTGTGCGTGCGCCTGGAGCTGGGGCCCAAGGACCTGGAGAAGGGCACCTGCGTGCTCGCCCGCCGCGACACGCGCGCCAAGGACTTCGTCCCGCTCGACCAGGTGGTCGCCCGCGTGCAGGCCACGCTCGAGACGATGCAGACGGAGCTGCTGCAGAAGGCGCGCGCCTTCCGCGACGCGCACACCTTCGAGGTCAACTCCTACGAGGAGATGACGAAGCGCGCCGAGGACGGCTTCATGCTCGCCCACTGGTGCACCTCGCCCGCGTGCGAGGCGAAGGCGAAGCAGGACCTCGCCGTCACCACGCGCAACCGCCCCTTCGACCTGAAGCAGGAGCCGGGCAAGTGCGCGGTGTGCGGCCAGCCCAGCCCGGGCCGCATCATCTTCTCCAAGGCCTACTAG
- a CDS encoding GNAT family N-acetyltransferase — MTNDLIIRRASPDDFEAWKALWDGYNAFYGREGTTALPMEVTRTTWSRFFDPYEPMLAWVAEASGSLLGLAHALLHRSTLQLVPSCYLQDLFTAPAARGKGVARALIQAVHDEAARLGCRRLYWQTHETNATARALYDQVATRSGFIVYQQLL, encoded by the coding sequence GTGACGAACGACCTGATCATCCGCCGGGCGTCGCCGGACGACTTCGAGGCCTGGAAGGCCCTCTGGGATGGGTACAACGCCTTTTACGGGAGGGAGGGCACGACCGCGCTGCCGATGGAGGTCACGCGCACCACCTGGTCGCGCTTCTTCGACCCCTACGAGCCCATGCTCGCCTGGGTGGCAGAGGCGTCGGGGTCGCTGCTGGGGCTCGCTCACGCGCTGCTGCACCGCAGCACCCTCCAGCTCGTCCCCAGCTGCTACCTGCAGGACCTGTTCACGGCGCCGGCGGCCCGGGGAAAGGGCGTGGCGCGGGCGTTGATTCAGGCGGTCCACGACGAAGCCGCGAGGCTCGGGTGCCGCCGGCTGTACTGGCAGACGCACGAGACCAACGCCACCGCCCGGGCCCTCTACGACCAGGTCGCCACGCGAAGCGGCTTCATCGTGTACCAGCAGCTCCTGTGA
- a CDS encoding MFS transporter, which yields MVSQEIRESRGVGQGAALRGALASLSLSMLMPSLDTSIANVGLPTLAQAFGASFQAVQWIVLAYLLALTALIVSAGRLGDLFGRKRLLLCGIGLFTAASLLCGVAPSLGVLVAARAAQGLGAALMMALTLALVSETVPRESTGSAMGLLGTVSAVGTALGPSLGGVLIAGLGWRMIFLVNVPLGLLNLALAQRTLPQDRAVARRTQAGFDARGTLLLALTLAAYALAMTLGHGHPGPRNAALLGAAALGGLLFVRSQRSAPSPLLRLAMLRDAALGAGLAMSGLVSTVMMATLVVGPFYLSLGLGLDAARVGLVMSAGPLVAALAGVPVGRLVDRLGTARMTQVGLGGMCAGLLALATAPGVFGVAGYLGSVVVVTAHYALFQAANNTRVLGAAGPEQRGVVSGMLGLARNLGLVTGAAVLGAVFALASGTAELAAARPEAVAAGMRTTFLVAAGLVLAALGMARRRGEGGEARWRRASLTPTLSQRERED from the coding sequence ATGGTGTCGCAAGAGATTCGAGAGAGTCGCGGGGTGGGGCAGGGCGCTGCGCTGCGCGGGGCGCTGGCCAGCCTCTCGCTGAGCATGCTGATGCCCTCGCTCGACACGAGCATCGCCAACGTGGGGCTGCCCACCCTGGCCCAGGCCTTCGGCGCGTCCTTCCAGGCGGTGCAGTGGATCGTCCTCGCCTACCTCCTCGCGCTCACCGCGCTCATCGTCAGCGCCGGGCGGCTGGGGGACCTCTTCGGCCGCAAGCGGCTGCTGCTCTGCGGCATCGGCCTGTTCACCGCGGCCTCGCTGCTGTGCGGCGTGGCGCCCTCGCTCGGGGTGCTCGTGGCCGCCCGCGCGGCGCAGGGGCTGGGCGCGGCGCTGATGATGGCGCTCACGCTCGCGCTGGTCTCGGAGACCGTTCCCCGGGAGAGCACCGGCAGCGCGATGGGGCTGCTCGGCACGGTGTCCGCCGTGGGTACCGCGCTCGGCCCCTCGCTCGGGGGCGTGCTCATCGCGGGGCTGGGCTGGCGGATGATCTTCCTCGTCAACGTGCCCCTGGGCCTGCTCAACCTCGCGCTCGCGCAGCGCACGCTTCCTCAGGACCGCGCGGTGGCGCGGCGCACGCAAGCCGGCTTCGACGCGCGGGGCACGCTGCTGCTCGCGCTGACGCTCGCGGCGTACGCCCTGGCGATGACGCTCGGGCACGGCCACCCGGGCCCGCGCAACGCTGCGCTGCTCGGGGCTGCGGCGCTCGGGGGGCTGCTCTTCGTGCGCTCCCAGCGCAGCGCGCCCTCGCCCCTGCTGCGGCTCGCGATGCTGCGAGACGCGGCGCTGGGCGCGGGGCTCGCGATGAGCGGGCTCGTCTCCACGGTGATGATGGCGACGCTGGTGGTGGGGCCCTTCTACCTCTCGCTCGGGCTCGGGCTCGATGCGGCCCGCGTGGGGCTGGTGATGTCCGCGGGCCCGCTCGTGGCGGCGCTCGCGGGCGTGCCGGTGGGCCGCCTCGTGGATCGCCTCGGCACCGCGCGGATGACGCAAGTGGGGCTGGGCGGCATGTGCGCGGGGCTGCTCGCGCTCGCGACGGCGCCGGGCGTGTTCGGCGTCGCGGGCTACCTCGGCTCCGTCGTGGTCGTCACCGCGCACTACGCGCTGTTCCAGGCCGCCAACAACACCCGCGTCCTGGGCGCCGCCGGGCCGGAGCAGCGGGGCGTGGTGTCCGGGATGCTCGGGCTCGCGCGCAACCTCGGGCTCGTCACCGGTGCGGCCGTGCTGGGGGCGGTGTTCGCGCTCGCCTCCGGCACCGCGGAGCTCGCGGCGGCGCGCCCCGAGGCCGTGGCGGCGGGCATGCGCACCACGTTCCTCGTCGCCGCGGGGCTGGTGCTCGCGGCGCTCGGGATGGCGCGGCGGCGGGGGGAGGGCGGGGAGGCGCGGTGGAGGCGCGCTTCCCTCACCCCGACCCTCTCCCAGCGGGAGAGGGAGGACTAG
- a CDS encoding YiiX/YebB-like N1pC/P60 family cysteine hydrolase, with translation MSSPLFPLRALLLLACLTAHAAACQPRPAALPPLQSGDLVFQTSRSRQSAAIQAATHSPLSHVGLVEVTAQGTFVLEAVQPVQRTPFERWRARGEGGRLLVLRHPGLAPQAREAVLREARRHLGKPYDARFGWGDEALYCSELVHKAYARGAGLTLGQRERLERLDLRALGPALRERYGGTVPLGLELVTPASLAADPALQRVYSDYAP, from the coding sequence ATGTCCTCTCCCCTCTTCCCGCTCCGCGCCTTGCTGCTGCTCGCGTGTCTCACCGCCCACGCCGCGGCCTGCCAGCCGCGCCCGGCGGCACTGCCACCGCTGCAGAGCGGCGACCTCGTGTTCCAGACCTCGCGCTCGCGCCAGAGCGCGGCCATCCAGGCGGCGACGCACAGCCCGCTCTCGCACGTGGGGCTGGTGGAGGTGACGGCGCAGGGCACCTTCGTGCTCGAGGCGGTGCAGCCGGTGCAGCGCACGCCCTTCGAGCGCTGGCGCGCGCGGGGCGAGGGGGGCCGGCTCCTCGTGCTGCGCCACCCGGGGCTCGCCCCGCAGGCGCGCGAGGCGGTGCTGCGCGAGGCGCGCCGCCACCTGGGCAAGCCCTACGACGCGCGCTTCGGCTGGGGTGACGAGGCGCTGTACTGCTCGGAGCTGGTGCACAAGGCCTACGCGCGCGGCGCGGGGCTCACGCTGGGCCAGCGCGAGCGGCTTGAGCGCCTGGACCTGCGCGCGCTCGGCCCCGCGCTGCGCGAGCGCTACGGCGGGACGGTGCCGCTCGGGCTCGAGCTCGTCACGCCGGCGAGCCTCGCGGCAGATCCTGCGCTGCAGCGCGTCTACAGCGACTACGCGCCCTGA
- a CDS encoding putative metal-binding motif-containing protein yields MHAPRSRVLPAVCLFLLAACSSTPPREGAVSLTVAYSGFRPRCLRVSAVDAAGQGAPAHSTDVAGKGEATGGEVKLAVFRDPSWGSTLQLRVEAFEREGCVGTAVARTDGQAAVVEGQVTQLTLALSARDADGDGYVEAASGGSDCRDDAANVSPDGTERCDGVDNNCDGQRDEGFSVGQLCTTAAGCQSAWACAADGTRSCTETQGQWRPDTDGDGFGSSTAPGKTACLQPAGYVANALDCNDGNNKVNPNAAERCDGVDNNCDGAKDEGFNVGAACTSAVVNGKSCAGARACLADGTAACNAATPVMLYPDADGDGQGSSRAAAEPRCANETAGWVANNTDCDDGDATVKKQTTGELCDGKDNTCDGVVDEGFNLGASCNVGGQPCAGKLACNAAKTGTQCVGTAKVPAYPDDDRDTRGKAGVAAVNECLGPDFVTSNDDCDDGDPFVKPGAPELCDHKDNNCNGSVDEQLACRADTDPWQRESAGGTTAQWYSVSLFGNGGVAVAGQGSQVLLRVPGASSFGPTAQSCVGEWQGVWADASSGKLFLGGELRLGVYNIAQGTCNSGSWGQSSSYSRGIFGIPKTGGQDVYAVGEVRPVPTGQNALPGRSVVWDGAENGNNATTKDHTFPLYDVHGTARSNLLAVGGTPGTKGRIYQFDTVNNFFAPVGNGTDQGDQLLRAVWALHPKLAYAVGDANTVMRFDGASTVQVAGPLASASEGDLVALVAFGRNALYAVAYTPASGATPQQSRVFQFDGSTWRQVGAPLSGVRLRDLAGTSPENLWVVGEDGWIAHWP; encoded by the coding sequence GTGCACGCTCCCCGCTCGCGCGTCCTCCCGGCCGTCTGCCTGTTCCTGCTCGCGGCCTGCTCCTCCACCCCTCCGCGCGAGGGCGCAGTGAGCCTCACGGTGGCCTACTCCGGCTTCCGCCCGCGCTGCCTGCGGGTGAGCGCCGTGGATGCGGCGGGCCAGGGCGCCCCCGCGCACAGCACGGACGTGGCGGGCAAGGGCGAGGCGACGGGCGGCGAGGTGAAGCTCGCCGTGTTCCGCGACCCGAGCTGGGGCAGCACCCTGCAGCTGCGCGTGGAGGCCTTTGAGCGCGAGGGCTGCGTGGGCACGGCGGTGGCGAGGACCGATGGCCAGGCCGCGGTGGTGGAGGGCCAGGTGACGCAGCTCACGCTCGCGCTCAGCGCGCGCGACGCGGACGGCGACGGCTACGTGGAGGCGGCGAGCGGCGGCAGCGACTGCCGCGACGACGCGGCCAATGTCTCTCCGGACGGCACCGAGCGCTGTGATGGCGTGGACAACAACTGCGACGGGCAGCGCGACGAGGGCTTCAGCGTGGGGCAGCTGTGCACCACGGCCGCGGGCTGCCAGAGCGCGTGGGCGTGCGCGGCGGACGGCACGCGCAGCTGCACCGAGACGCAGGGCCAGTGGCGCCCGGACACGGACGGGGACGGCTTCGGCTCGAGCACCGCGCCGGGCAAGACGGCCTGCCTGCAGCCGGCGGGCTACGTGGCCAACGCGCTGGACTGCAACGACGGCAACAACAAGGTGAACCCCAACGCGGCCGAGCGCTGCGACGGCGTGGACAACAACTGCGACGGCGCGAAGGACGAGGGCTTCAACGTCGGCGCCGCATGCACGAGCGCGGTGGTGAACGGCAAGAGCTGCGCGGGCGCACGCGCCTGCCTCGCGGACGGCACGGCCGCCTGCAACGCCGCCACGCCCGTCATGCTCTACCCGGACGCGGACGGCGACGGCCAGGGCAGCAGCAGGGCCGCCGCGGAGCCGCGCTGCGCGAACGAGACGGCCGGCTGGGTGGCGAACAACACCGACTGCGACGACGGCGACGCCACGGTGAAGAAGCAGACCACGGGCGAGCTCTGCGACGGCAAGGACAACACCTGCGACGGCGTCGTGGACGAGGGCTTCAACCTGGGGGCCTCGTGCAACGTGGGCGGGCAGCCCTGCGCCGGCAAGCTCGCCTGCAACGCCGCGAAGACGGGCACCCAGTGCGTCGGGACGGCGAAGGTGCCCGCCTATCCGGACGATGACCGCGACACGCGCGGCAAGGCGGGCGTGGCGGCGGTGAACGAGTGCCTCGGGCCGGACTTCGTCACGAGCAACGACGACTGTGACGACGGCGACCCCTTCGTGAAGCCCGGCGCCCCCGAGCTGTGCGACCACAAGGACAACAACTGCAACGGCAGCGTCGACGAGCAGCTCGCCTGCCGCGCGGACACCGACCCCTGGCAGCGCGAGTCCGCCGGCGGGACGACGGCCCAGTGGTACTCGGTGAGCCTCTTCGGCAACGGGGGCGTCGCGGTGGCCGGCCAGGGCAGCCAGGTGCTGCTGCGCGTGCCGGGCGCTTCGAGCTTCGGCCCCACCGCGCAGAGCTGCGTGGGCGAGTGGCAGGGCGTGTGGGCGGATGCCTCGAGCGGCAAGCTCTTCCTCGGAGGCGAGCTGCGCCTGGGCGTCTACAACATCGCGCAGGGCACCTGTAACAGCGGCAGCTGGGGCCAGTCCTCGAGCTACTCCCGCGGCATCTTCGGCATTCCGAAGACGGGCGGCCAGGACGTGTACGCGGTGGGCGAGGTGCGGCCCGTGCCGACCGGCCAGAACGCTCTGCCGGGCCGCTCGGTCGTCTGGGACGGCGCCGAGAACGGCAACAATGCCACCACGAAGGACCACACCTTCCCGCTCTACGACGTCCACGGAACGGCGCGCTCGAACCTCCTGGCAGTCGGAGGCACGCCCGGGACGAAGGGGCGCATCTATCAGTTCGACACGGTGAACAACTTCTTCGCCCCGGTGGGCAACGGCACCGACCAGGGTGACCAGCTGCTGCGCGCGGTGTGGGCCCTGCACCCGAAGCTCGCGTACGCCGTCGGCGACGCCAACACGGTGATGCGCTTCGACGGGGCGAGCACGGTGCAGGTCGCAGGGCCGCTGGCGAGCGCGAGCGAGGGCGACCTCGTGGCGCTGGTGGCCTTCGGTCGCAACGCGCTCTACGCGGTGGCCTATACGCCCGCGAGCGGCGCGACGCCGCAGCAGAGCCGCGTGTTCCAGTTCGACGGCAGCACCTGGCGCCAGGTGGGCGCCCCGCTGTCGGGCGTGAGGCTGCGCGACCTCGCCGGCACGAGCCCCGAGAACCTCTGGGTGGTGGGCGAGGACGGTTGGATCGCGCACTGGCCCTGA
- a CDS encoding LysR family transcriptional regulator, which translates to MPTPDLNLLVTLDVLLTEGSVARAARRLRLSPSAMSRALARLREVTGDPLLVRAGRGLVPTPRALELRERVGPLVQDAQALLRPAQELDLSRLVRTFTLRTSEGFVESFGPRLLTRVQTEAPGVRLRFVPKVDKDSTPLRDGSIDLETGVVGQDMGPELRAQGLFRDRFIGVVRKGHPLSRGRVSPARYAGGRHVHFSRRGRDRGPVDEALAALGLERRIVAVVGGFSAALALARGGDLVATVPERHTASLRTGMFGFPLPFPVPELHVSLLWHPRQDADPAHRWLRGLVRQVCSPAAR; encoded by the coding sequence ATGCCGACGCCGGACCTCAACCTGCTGGTGACCCTGGACGTGCTGCTCACCGAGGGCAGCGTCGCGCGCGCGGCGCGGCGCCTGCGCCTCAGTCCCTCCGCGATGAGCCGTGCGCTCGCGCGGCTGCGGGAGGTGACGGGTGACCCACTCCTGGTGCGGGCGGGCCGCGGGCTCGTCCCCACGCCGCGCGCGCTCGAGCTGCGCGAGCGGGTGGGCCCGCTGGTGCAGGACGCCCAGGCGCTGCTGCGGCCCGCGCAGGAGCTGGACCTCTCGCGGCTGGTGCGCACCTTCACGCTGCGCACGAGCGAGGGCTTCGTGGAGAGCTTCGGCCCGCGGCTGCTCACACGCGTGCAGACGGAGGCGCCCGGGGTGCGGCTGCGCTTCGTGCCGAAGGTGGACAAGGACAGCACGCCGCTGCGCGACGGGAGCATCGACCTGGAGACGGGAGTCGTGGGGCAGGACATGGGACCGGAGCTCCGTGCGCAGGGCCTGTTCCGGGACCGCTTCATCGGCGTGGTGCGCAAGGGACATCCGCTCAGCCGGGGCCGGGTGAGCCCTGCGCGCTACGCGGGCGGCCGGCACGTCCACTTCTCGCGGCGCGGGCGGGACAGGGGGCCGGTGGACGAGGCGCTCGCGGCGCTCGGCCTGGAGCGCCGCATCGTCGCGGTGGTGGGCGGCTTCTCGGCCGCGCTCGCGCTCGCGCGCGGGGGCGACCTCGTCGCCACCGTTCCAGAGCGCCACACCGCGAGCCTGCGGACGGGGATGTTCGGCTTCCCGCTGCCCTTCCCGGTGCCCGAGCTCCACGTCTCCCTGCTCTGGCATCCGCGCCAGGACGCGGACCCCGCGCACCGCTGGCTGCGGGGCCTCGTCCGCCAGGTCTGCAGCCCAGCAGCGAGGTGA